One part of the Anopheles coustani chromosome 2, idAnoCousDA_361_x.2, whole genome shotgun sequence genome encodes these proteins:
- the LOC131264893 gene encoding uncharacterized protein LOC131264893 — translation MRITLLAACCLLATVTVLGSPVDDSVRAALFRRMRLGGPKVYKHEDQSRPGVPVADSLDSPSQDRQKASPVAVPAPKEPRELPEDAEPASTAAPSPIKGGLNRLFARKKYSPLLRDSSKLATTEASPATSSTVAQESSPSASDSTTPATSAGPSGSTRRTRPPRPGKLPRSTSPKPTVSVKPTKISSRFSKATTEPTESTVAVVTQRTTRGRRTRPSKPSKSGTTTTTTTTEEPTTTTTTTTTTTSTTTTTTTTTTPAPSTTTTTTTTASSTAPVDGSSPSASSPAADPSPVVPNSGDVTPSKASSESVTSGSTTTTTSTAAPKQLPAADEDDSEVPPRIVSNGQQPPQRDEPEPVVKTSPAKPERVIPVVEKQDELNENESLLQSASYDTSSEQ, via the exons ATGAGGATCACCCTGTTGGCGGCGTGCTGCCTGCTGGCGACGGTAACGGTACTCGGCAGCCCGGTGGACGACTCGGTGCGGGCGGCCCTGTTCCGTCGCATGCGCCTCGGCGGTCCCAAAG TCTACAAGCACGAGGACCAGAGTCGCCCGGGCGTCCCGGTGGCGGACAGTCTCGACAGCCCGTCGCAGGACCGCCAGAAGGCTTCCCCCGTGGCCGTGCCCGCGCCGAAGGAACCGAGGGAGCTCCCGGAGGACGCTGAGCCGGCATCGACGGCCGCACCGTCGCCGATCAAGGGTGGCTTGAATCGGCTGTTTGCGCGCAAGAAGTACAGCCCGCTGCTGCGCGACAGCTCGAAGCTGGCCACTACGGAGGCGTCGCCGGCCACATCCTCGACGGTGGCGCAGGAGAGTTCCCCATCCGCCTCGGACAGTACCACTCCGGCGACGTCGGCCGGACCGTCGGGCAGTACGCGCCGCACCCGGCCACCCCGACCGGGTAAGCTCCCGCGATCGACCTCGCCGAAGCCGACGGTTTCGGTGAAGCCGACGAAGATTTCGTCCCGCTTCTCTAAGGCCACCACCGAGCCCACCGAGAGTACGGTCGCGGTCGTCACCCAGCGGACAACCCGCGGTCGCCGGACGCGCCCATCCAAGCCGTCGAAATCGGGCACCaccacgaccaccaccacgacggaggaaccaacgacaacgacgacgacgacgacgaccacgacgtcAACTACGACcacaacgacgacaacgaccacACCGGCACCATCGACCACGACCACGACTACGACGACAGCTAGCAGCACCGCACCGGTGGACGGTTCCTCCCCCTCCGCCAGCTCCCCCGCGGCCGATCCTTCCCCGGTAGTCCCGAACTCCGGAGATGTCACCCCGTCCAAGGCTTCGTCGGAAAGTGTGACGTCCGGTTCCACTacgaccaccaccagcacggCCGCCCCGAAGCAGCTCCCCGCAGCCGACGAGGACGACTCCGAGGTGCCACCGAGGATCGTCTCCAACGGACAGCAACCACCCCAGCGGGACGAACCGGAACCGGTGGTGAAGACGTCACCTGCGAAACCCGAACGTGTCATCCCGGTGGTCGAGAAGCAGGACGAGCTGAACGAGAACGAGAGCCTGCTGCAGTCGGCCAGCTACGACACGTCGAGCGAACAGTAA